A genomic region of Gossypium hirsutum isolate 1008001.06 chromosome D01, Gossypium_hirsutum_v2.1, whole genome shotgun sequence contains the following coding sequences:
- the LOC107928135 gene encoding momilactone A synthase → MSSESSMIKRLDGKVALITGGASGLGECSARLFVKQGAKVLIADIQDELGHSICQELGTENISYVHCDVTCESDVENAVNLAVSKYGKLDIMFNNAGLIGDGEVRVTDASTDNFKRVFDINVLGGFLGAKYAAKVMVPAKKGCILFSSSISSKISIGLPHAYKASKHGVVGLTKSLAVELGEHGIRVNCISPHATVTPLFLTTLGMFDKKKGEEMIATSAVLKGTVLEPEDFAHAALYLASDEAKFISGVNLPVDGGYSLSNQSWKMGFAALFG, encoded by the exons ATGAGTTCCGAGTCTTCAATGATCAAGAG GCTAGATGGTAAGGTGGCACTGATAACTGGTGGTGCCAGTGGCCTAGGAGAGTGTTCAGCTAGGCTATTTGTTAAACAAGGAGCCAAGGTTCTCATTGCTGATATTCAAGACGAATTGGGCCACTCCATTTGCCAAGAGCTTGGAACTGAAAACATCAGCTATGTCCACTGTGATGTAACATGTGAATCCGATGTCGAAAATGCCGTAAACTTAGCGGTATCCAAGTATGGAAAACTCGATATCATGTTCAACAATGCAGGCCTCATTGGTGACGGTGAAGTCAGAGTGACAGACGCCAGCACTGACAACTTCAAGAGAGTGTTCGATATCAATGTCTTGGGTGGTTTCTTGGGAGCCAAGTATGCAGCCAAGGTCATGGTTCCGGCCAAGAAAGGTTGCATTCTCTTCTCATCGAGTATTTCTTCAAAAATCAGCATCGGTCTGCCCCATGCATACAAGGCATCGAAGCATGGCGTCGTAGGGTTGACGAAGAGCTTGGCTGTGGAGTTAGGTGAGCATGGAATTAGAGTTAATTGCATTTCACCTCACGCAACTGTGACCCCATTGTTCCTAACAACACTGGGGATGTTCGATAAGAAGAAGGGAGAGGAGATGATTGCGACTTCAGCAGTGTTGAAAGGCACCGTTTTGGAGCCTGAAGATTTTGCACATGCAGCGCTGTATTTGGCAAGCGATGAGGCTAAATTTATCAGTGGTGTCAACTTGCCAGTCGATGGAGGGTATAGTCTCAGCAACCAGTCATGGAAGATGGGATTCGCAGCACTTTTTGGGTAA
- the LOC107928149 gene encoding secoisolariciresinol dehydrogenase, translating into MSSDSSITKRLDGKVALITGGASGLGECTAKLFVKNGAEVLIADIQDELGHSVCQELGTENISYVHCDVTCESDVENAVNLAVSKYGKLDIMFNNAGIPGDNEVRVTHAGTEDFKRVFDVNVLGGFLGAKYAARVMVPAKKGCILFTASLASKISFGLPHAYKESKHAIAGLTKSLSVELGEHGIRVNCISPNGIVTPMLQKAIGNVDKKKGEEMVAVSAVLKGTVLEPEDFAHAALYLASDEAKFISGVNLPVDGAYSVNNQSWKMGFAALSE; encoded by the exons ATGAGCTCCGATTCTTCAATAACCAAGAG GCTGGATGGCAAGGTGGCATTGATAACTGGTGGTGCCAGTGGCTTAGGAGAGTGTACAGCCAAACTATTTGTCAAAAACGGAGCCGAGGTTTTGATCGCTGATATTCAAGACGAACTGGGCCACTCCGTTTGCCAAGAGCTTGGCACTGAAAACATTAGCTATGTCCACTGTGATGTAACATGCGAATCTGACGTCGAAAATGCCGTAAACTTGGCTGTCTCCAAGTATGGAAAGCTCGATATCATGTTCAACAATGCAGGCATTCCTGGTGACAATGAGGTAAGAGTGACACATGCCGGTACTGAGGACTTCAAGAGAGTGTTCGATGTCAATGTATTGGGTGGTTTCTTGGGTGCCAAGTATGCTGCCAGGGTCATGGTTCCGGCTAAGAAAGGTTGCATACTCTTCACAGCAAGTCTTGCTTCAAAAATCTCCTTCGGTCTCCCCCATGCATACAAGGAATCAAAGCATGCCATAGCAGGGTTGACGAAGAGCTTGAGCGTGGAGTTAGGTGAGCATGGAATTAGAGTTAACTGCATTTCGCCTAATGGAATTGTGACCCCAATGTTACAAAAAGCAATTGGGAATGTCGATAAGAAGAAAGGAGAGGAGATGGTTGCGGTTTCAGCCGTGTTGAAAGGCACCGTATTGGAGCCTGAAGATTTTGCGCATGCAGCACTCTATTTGGCAAGTGATGAGGCTAAATTTATCAGTGGTGTTAATTTACCAGTCGATGGAGCGTATAGTGTTAACAATCAATCATGGAAGATGGGATTCGCAGCACTTTCTGAATAA